Genomic DNA from Coffea eugenioides isolate CCC68of unplaced genomic scaffold, Ceug_1.0 ScVebR1_2830;HRSCAF=3932, whole genome shotgun sequence:
TAGGGTTCCACTCACTAACTGCTCCCAACATTTCCCACTCCTTGACCATTAACCCAGCTATTTGAGCCTTTCAACTTAAGGCATCAGCTACTACATTCACCttccccggatggtagttgatcgtACAGTCATAGTCtttcaaaaattccatccaccgtcgctgcctcatgtttaacTCCTTTTGGGAAAAGAGGTACTTCAGGCTCTTATGATCAGAATAAACTTCAAAGGTTACCCCGtacaggtagtgtctccactttttccgAGCAAAGATAATGGCggctaactccaagtcatgcGTGGGATAGTTTTGTTCGTgaggtttcaacttcctagaggcaaaagcaaTCACGTTCTTATTTTGCATCAACACATACCCCAATCCTTCCCTTGAAACATCAGCATAAACAGTGAAACTATCCTTACCGTTAGGCAAGGCTAGAATAGGTGCCATGGTTAGTCTTCTtttcaattcctgaaaactGACTTCACACCTAGTATCCCACACAAAACGACCATTTTTCTTCGTCAGGTCGGTTAAAGGGCCGGCAAGTTTGGAAAAGTCCTTAATGAAGCGTCTATAGTACCCAGTCAACCATAAAAAGCTACGAATCTcagtggggttttctggcctcttccattcagtcactgcctctactttcgccgggtctacCGTGATACCTTCTTTTGAAATCACATGCCCCAAGAAAGAGATtttttccagccaaaattcacacttaatAAACTTTGCGTACAACtgatgctctcttagggtttgtaagacTAACTTCAGatgctgctcatgctcctctCGGGTTTTTgaatagaccaaaatgtcatcgataaacacaACGACGAATCGGTCCaaatagggtttgaaaacccgatgcatcaaatccataaaggcggcaggagcattagtcaagccaaagggcataacggcaaattcgaaatgcccatatctagaattgaagGCAGTTCTTGGTACGTCTTCCTTCCGGATTAACAACTGATAATATCCCTGTCGGAGGTctaacttcgagaagaccactgcaccttgcaactgatcaaacaactcatcgatatggggtagtgggtatttattcttaatagtcACATTGTTCAACCCCCGATAGTCTATACACAACCGCAAGATCCCATcattcttcttaacaaataacaTAGGTGccccccaaggagacccactctcacGTATAAACCCACGCTCCAACAGGTCTTGCAGCTGCAACTTCAACTCCTTGAactcagcaggtgccattcgatatggggtcttagagataggtgacgtTCCCGGTAATAGGTCAATCTTGAcctctatctctctttccggaggtaaagttactaattcatcaggaaatacatccggaTATTCACTCACTACCGATACATCTTCTACCTTCAACTTATCAGTGGGAGTGTTTATAAGAAAGGTTAGGAATCCTTGGGCCCCTCTACTCAgtagtttcctagctcgaatacccgaaatcaatgcagatgaggctaGACTACCCCTTATATCTAGCCTTAAAGTCGCCTCCCCTGGTATAtgaaattctaccacttttctcTTACAATCAAGTTGGGCATCGTACTTAGCTAACTAGTCCATACCCAATataacatcgtaccccttaatagctaaacTTATAAGATTCCCCAAAAGCTTTCTCTCTTCTATCCAAATTTCACAATTTGCATACATCCTACTAGCGATCAAACGTTTGTCCCCCCTAGGAGTACTAACTTTCAAGTCATAAGGCAAACTAACAGGTTGTATATCAATTCCACACATGAATTCGGGGTTGacaaaggaatgggtagcaCCGGGGTCTATTAAAATCTTAGCTAGATGGTGGAAGACAGGAATCGTACTTTCCACCACTTCAGCGGAATCTGGGACTGGGCGTTGCTCAAGGGAGTACACCCACGCAGGTACATTTGGTTTTGTCCCTCCCACCGTAGATAGTCTCGAGTTAGCCTTCGATGATGAAGAAGTTACTCTCGCCTCTCGAAGTAAAACCGAACAGTTGGCGATTTGATGCTCCGCACTCCCACAGCGTAAgcattttctttccttcctccaACAGTTTTCCTCCGTGTGATTTGGTCTCCCACAAAATACACAAGGACCACGAGCAACAGAAGCTGAACTTCCCTGTGAGGCACTTCTTTGCTAGCCTCGTCCAGTTTGACCACCTCTTGGCAGAAGTTCCTCGTGCCCATTCCCGGTAGCCTTCCTCCTCCGGCTCtcgttccaaacttgggaggggtacttttaTTCCCCTTGAGTCAAACTACTCGCCAGAAAATCCCGTTTCTTCACCTGGAAGTTCTTAACTTGAAGCCTTGCATTTTCAACCGCAAAGCTTTCTCCACGGCTTCACATAAAGGTATTGatctgggctaccgccagatccttttggatttccacatttagcCCCTGAATAAAATGCCGAACTCTCCTTTGCTCGGCCAGAATGAGTTCAGAGGCGAACTTGGATAATcgagtaaactggctctcgtactcagcCACAATTTGAGTCCCCCGACGGAGtctaatgaactcgtcctcctttCTTTCCTAGACTAGAGGTGGAAAGTATTTCGCGTTGAACTCCTTCATGAAGTTCATCCATGTTCTTGGTGTTTGCTCCTATTTCCACTTCATTtgtatcacgttccaccaagaatGGGTGGCCCCTTCCAACTGGAAGACAGTGAAAGTAACCTGTCTTTCCTCTGAATAGTGTAGCAAAGATGTCTATCATTTTCTCCAACCACCtttcggccacgtccggatctggCCCTCTCAGAAATTTtggtggagagaacttttgaaatctctcgaGGGCTCGATCCTCACCCTCTGCGAGATTGCCAGGGTTCCCAGGTTGCTGAACAGGATGTTGGCCCTGGTGTTGCACTACGTGGGCTAACAAGTCAGTCATTTGCTgaatagcagcagctatttggacattaggatcaaccctaggttcagggtttggttcagagGTGGTTTCCCTAATACCTCCTTCAGTCGTGGGTTGCCTATCTCCGCGCccacggcctcgtccactacgagtgccctccatTGATTTAAGTCAAACTAAGGTCGAGGCACAGATATAATGTTAAAGGGGCACATAAGCATAGATATATAAGCATGAACAAATAACCAAAAGTAAACACCACATAAGGCATATATACATATAGAACATTTATACATAGAATACATAACTGTTTCAAACAGTCATACAGGAGCAGTTAGTCAAGTACATACAAAAGTAATCCCATGAAACTAAAGGGGTCCTCCCCTCATGGGAGACAATATACAAAGTTAGgccaaaatacaaaagtagcTAACTAAGAGCTTTCCCTAACTATTCCCCTCATGGGATCAAAACATAGCTCAAAGGAGCTCTAACCTAGTTCCCAACTGAACCCACGGACTCTCCCCCTTGACTAGAACTTGGTGTGCTCCCCTCTTCATGAGTTCCGTCGCCCGAAACTTTCACTTGTACTTTCACTTGGTGTGCTCCCCTCTAAGAGCGTTCGTTTGCTCCTGCTCCATGGCTATGTCCCCCTGGAGCTCCCCAATCCGGTCTGCTTGCATCCTCATGATGCCTCTCAGTCTAAACATCTCAGTATGATCCTTGGCGGCGGCACGTCTAAGCCTCCTTCTTTCGTCTAGTACCGCCACGACCACGTGGTCAACGTAGGAGTAATTCTAGCAATGACTACAACGGCGGGTCCGACTAGCAGTATACCAAAGCCGGATCGGACCTCCAGGCCTGATACGGTCCTcaatcaacacgtttcgagacacgtagcacgtttgcctaaggatctagcgagattgtccaacgcttggattgcgggacctaaaaccAACACGGACAACACGAATTGGTAGAAggcggtagaacgacgactccaatggaAGGTGAATACCcagtggataggtcggtagaacaatcaaggacaagacaCAAGATTGCTCAGCACCCTTGTCAAGAGCAAGTAAAGgctcgaaattctcacaaggAAGAAAGTTCAAAACTAAgcaaattttattcataaaacgTCTATCTCAAagccttacaaagcaagcctttttataggctattGGCTACTAAAACCTAAGGGAAACAGGGAAGGGGAATTCGGCCATCTTGGGATCAAGatggccggcccatgctcttactagAATAATTAATCTAACTCTCAACTAaacactaaggcctaaggccctattcggccaactcgcttggggcccacttgactcttcatgggcttggatcatggtgtagataacttgattgtctccttccaagccttcaatatctctatggactccatgttggtcttgaacaattcgaacaagggtttggagggattctttgaaaagtttggcccgtgcacgtgtgactgggcccaattgaactcggactgggtcattacgtgGGCTGAGATCCGTGCACAAGTCAGTctcctcctcttgagaaggatttgccctcaaatctggatcctcctcgtcaagaaaTGGGCTCAAATCTGTgacattgaaggtcgcgctAACCGTGtattccccaggtagctccaatttgtatgcattgtcattgactcgttggagTACTCGAAAGGGTCCATCTCCTCTTGGGGATAACTTGTTTTGTCGCTGCTTGGGAAATCTCTCCttcctcaagtgtagccaaacccaatctccaggctcaaaaatcatcttacgacggtgctggatgtattgctgaGTACGCCTCTCAATGTTTGCCCTAACGGCTgcatgtaacctgcgcacaaaatcagttttctttttcccatctaagcttgtgtgctcagaggaaggtatgGGTACCAAATCCAGGGGGGTCGGGGGTTAAAACCATAAACGATCTCaaaaggtgagtagtgtgttGCACTATAAACAGTTCGATTGTAAGCAAATTCAACATGAagcaaacactcttcccatgatttaagattctttttaatcaaagccCGAAGTAGAGtaccaagtgtgcgattgacaatgTCAGTTTGCCtatcgctttgtggatgactggtgGTGGAGAATAACAATCTAGTgccaagtttagaccacaaagtctttcaaaaataactcaagaactttacatctctatcactaacaatggtcttaggcatgccatgcagacggacaatttctttgaagaacaaattagtaatatgagatgcatcgtcaTTTTTATgacaggggataaaatgtgccatcttagagaatctatcaaccacgacaaagatggaatcattaccccttggtgacCTAGGTAGTCCTAAGACAAAATCCATAGGCAAGACTACCCAAGGATAGTGAGGAATAGGCAATGGGGTATACAGGCCGTATGGATTAGTTTTAGACTTTGCCTTATGACAAGtgacacatctaccaaccatgcgttcaacatctctacgcatgtatggccagtaaaagtgctccTGTAACATGGCTAGAGTCTAACAATGCCAAAGtgtcccatgagaccaccactgtGTGCCTCTctaatcaaaagatcacgaatggaagagttaGGGACACACAATTTATCCACATAAAACAAAAATCCATTGTGCAAAAAATACTTTCCATGTGGGCTCTTCATACAAGATGCATAGATATCACTGAAGTCAGTGTCATGTGCATATAGGTCCTTAAGCATTTCAAATCCTAACAACTTAGCATCAAGCACAGCAAGCAAGAAATGTCTACGTGATAAAGCATCAGCTACCTCATTCGTTTTGCCAGTtttgtacttaatgacataagagaaggtgtcaatgaaacttacccatttggcatggcGCTTGCTCAACTTGGGTTGGCCCTTGAGAAATTTCAAGGATTCGTGATCAgcgtgtatcacgaactcccttGGGCGTAGGTAGTGTTGCCAAGTCTCTAATGCTCGTACAAGGGCGTAGAGCTCCTTAtcgtacgtgggg
This window encodes:
- the LOC113757194 gene encoding uncharacterized protein LOC113757194, which produces MGPEETKELQRQVDGLLGKGWVKESLSPCVVLVVLVPKKDGTWRMCTDCRAVNAITVKYRRPIPRLDDMLDELDGIDAVLMQDKRPCAFFSEKLGGAALNYPTYDKELYALVRALETWQHYLRPREFVIHADHESLKFLKGQPKLSKRHAKWVADALSRRHFLLAVLDAKLLGFEMLKDLYAHDTDFSDIYASCMKSPHGKLLFSTTSHPQSDRQTDIVNRTLDERRRLRRAAAKDHTEMFRLRGIMRMQADRIGELQGDIAMEQEQTNALRGEHTK